Sequence from the Burkholderia cepacia genome:
TCGAACGGAACGTCGCACGCACCGGCTCGGCCGCGCCGTCGCCGACCATGCTGATCGCCTGCGTGACCGGAATGCCCGCGCGCACCGCCCGCACGATCACGTCGATCGCGTCCGGGAACGCTTCGAGAAAGCGCAGGCGAAAACGCCGGATCAGCGCGAGATAGCTGCTGCGCAGCGCGACGAGCGGCAGCCCCGCGTAGACGAACGGGCGCACGAACCCCGGCGGCCCGATCAGCTTCACCGCGACGATCGCCGCGACCGCACCGGCGATCGTGCTCGCGACGACGATCCTCACCCCGCCGTTGCCGCCTACCGCGCGCACCCGCGACACGTAGCGCTGCAGCCATGCGCGCGCCCGGCTCTGCCGGCGCTCGAGGCTCAGCAGCGCGAGGCCGGAGCCGGCGGCCGCGCCCGCGTCGCCGCCCGCATGCGCCGGCGACAGGCGGCGCATCCGTGCGCGGATGCGCTGCGCCGGCCCGTTGCGCGCGCGCTCGAGCAGCGACGAGATCGCGAGCCCGATCGCGAGGATCGCCACGAACCCGCCCGCCGCGAACAGGTCGGCGGCCCTCATTGCCGGAATACCTCGGCGAGCGCATCCTCGACGCCGTAATACGCGGCGCGCGCCGCGAATCCCGGCCGCAACGGCGATGCCTCGAACACGCCCTTCACCGCATCGCGCGTCGTGTCGCCTTCCTGACGGAACGCGAACAGGTCCTGCGTGATGACCACCTCGCCTTCCATCCCGACGATCTCGGTGATCCGCGTCACGCGCCGCACCCCGTCGCGCATCCGCTCGATCTGCACGAACAGGTGCACGGCGCTCGCGATCTGGCGGCGGATCGACAGCAGCTGCAGGTTCGCGTTCGCCATCATGACCATGCTCTCGAGCCGGCTGATCGCGTCGCGCGGCGAATTCGCGTGAATCGTCGTCATCGAGCCGTCGTGCCCCGTGTTCATCGCCTGGAGCACGTCGAACGCCTCGGGGCCGCGAATCTCGCCGAGGATGATGCGGTCGGGCCGCATCCGCAGCGCGTTGCGCACGAGATCGCGCTGCGAGATCCCGCCGAGGCCCTCGGTATTTTCCGGGCGCGTCTCGAGGCTCACGACGTGCGGCTGCAGCAACTGCAGCTCGGCGGCGTCCTCGATCGTCACGATCCGTTCGTGCTGCTCGATATGCTGCGACAGCGCGTTGAGCAGCGTCGTCTTGCCCGAGCCGGTGCCGCCCGAGATCACGATGTTCAGCCGGCATGCGCACGCGACCTTCAGCACCTGCAGCATCGGGTGCGAGATATTGCCCTGCTGAGCCATCCGCGCGAGCGTGATGTCGCGCTTCGCGAACTTGCGGATCGAGATCGACGGGCCGCGCATCGCGATCGGCGGCAGCACGACGTTCACGCGGCTGCCGTCGGCGAGCCGCGCATCGACCATCGGGCTGCTCTCGTCGACGCGCCGCCCCACCGCCGCCGCGATCCGCTGCGCGACGCTCGCCACGTGCGCGTCGTCGCGGAACTTCAGCGACGTGAGCTCGAGCCGGCCCGCGCGCTCGACGTACACCTGGTCGGGCCCGTTGACGAGGATGTCGGTGACCGTGTCGTCGGCCAGCAGCGGCTCGATCGGCCCGACGCCGAACATGTCGTTCAGGATCGCATCGACGATCAGCACCTGCTCGCCGGCCGTGATCTTCAGGCGCTCGCGCTCGACCGTGTGCGCGGCCACCTGCTCGATGCCCGCGCGCACCTCGTCGCGCGTCTTCATCAGCGCCGCCGACATGTTCATCGACGTGAACACCGCGTGGCGGATCGCGTCGAACTTGCTCGACCGGATCAGCGCCTCGCGGCTATCGGCCGCCGCGCGGGTCGGCATCGGCGCGGGCGCGGGCGGGCGCGGCGCGTTGACAGGCTCGGTGCGCTCGGCCGGCACGGGGTCCGCCGGCGGCCGGTTGCGGGTACCGAACGTCACGATCCTTTCCTCCACTTGACGAGCCGCGCATACCACGGCTCGGCGACGGCCATCGGCTCGCCGGTGATGCCGTTCGCGAGCTGCCGGATCTGATCCACGAAGCCGTGCCGCTTCGCGCCTTCGATCGGCTCGCCGAGGTTCTCGGCAACGGCGAGCGCCTGCGGCTCATGCGGCAGTTCGTGCAGCGGCGCGCCGCCGAACGCCTCCTCGAAATCGACCGGCTCGACGCGGCCCGCGACGGGCGCGAGCGGGTTGTTCAGCACCATCGACAGCAACCGCTCGCCGGGCAGTTCCCGCACGAAACGCACGAGCCGCGCGGCCTCGTAGGCGGCATGCACCGACCGGTCGGCGACGATGTACACGAGATCGGACGCGACGAGCGCGTCCTCGAGCAGCTTGCCGGCGCCGCTCCCGACGTCGAACAGCACGTAGTGGAAACGGTCCTTCAGCATGTCGACCAGGCGCGCGACGGCCTCGTCGCGCAATTGCACGTCCGCGCCGTAGGTCAGCTCGGCGGACAGCACGTGCAGCCGGTCGCCCTTCGTGACGAACATGCGCTCGAACAACGCGTCGTCGGGGCGCTGCCCCATGTTCAGCAGTTCGATCAGCCCGTTGTTGCTGGACAGCCCGAACATCGAGTTCGCGCCGCCGCCATGCAGGTTCAGGTCGACATAGGCCACGCGGCGGCGCTTCTCGCCGGCCAGGAAGCGCGCGAGGCTCACCGTGATCGTGGTCGCGCCGACGCCGCCGCGTGCGCCGACGAAGCTGACGACCTTGCCGGTACGCGCCTGGACGACCGATTCCGTGGCCGTCAGCGCACGCCGCATCAACTCGACGGTCAGCGGCTTGACGATGTAGTCCTGCACGCCGATGCCGAGCAGGTTGCGAAACAGCCCGACGTCGTTCTGCGTACCGATCGCGATGACGCGCACCGACGGGTCGCACACGTCGGCGAGCCGCATCAGGTCCGACACCGGCAGCACCGAATCCGACACGTCGATGACGAGCTGGCGCGGCGAACGCTCGTACTGCTGCAGCAGCCGGATCGCATCGTCGCACCCGCCTGCAGATGGGTGCGCGTGATCGACAGCTCCTGCGCGACGCGGCGTATCACGTCCTCGCTGCCCGGATCGGCGACGACCGCGACGAGATCGGCCGCGCCGACGGGGGCGGCACGCTTGGCATTCCGGCTGGCGAGCACTTTCATGGCGGCGTGAGAGAGGCGTGGGTGGGATCAGCGGCCGGGCGAGCCGGTCGTCAGCGTCTTGCCGGGCGTCGGCTGCTTCACGCGATCCTCGACGTAACGGCGCACCGCGTCGGCCGCGGCCTGCGCGTCCGCGCCGCCGTACGGCACGGGCGCGACGAGATCCTCCGGCCGCGCGAGCATCGCCGCGAGGTTCGCGTAGGTCGCGCAGCCGAACGGCACGCCGGGCCGCGCGTACCCCGCGTCGACGAGATGCGACGGCTGCATCAGCGTCGCGCAATCGGGCGGCACCGCGCGCGCGCCGTCGAAGCCGATCGTCCGCGCATCGGGCAGGTTGACCGGCGGCGGCGCCGACAGGCAGCCCGCGAGCCCCAGCGGCGTCAGCAGGCCCAGCGCGGCGACGGTCGTTCGAATTCGCATGAGCGCCCTCCCGAAGTCAGTACACGAAGCCCGCGGCGCCGACGAGGCGCGGCGTGTCGCCCGACAGCAGGTCGAGCCCCAGGTTGCGCTGCACCGCGAACTCCAGGTCGCTGCTCGGCCGCGCGACCGTGTCGATCGCCTGCTCGAGCTGGCCGGGCCCGGCCGGCTGCACGATGTACGGCGTGACGATGACGACCACCTCGGTCTTGTTGTCCTGGAAGTTCTTCGACGAAAACAGCCGGCCGATGATCGGCAGCCGGCCGAGCCCCGGGATCTGCGACACGGTGTCGGCCGTCTGGCTCTGCAGGAGCCCACCGATCGCGAAGCTCTGCCCGCTCGACAGCTCGACGGTCGTCTCGACGCGCCGCACCGTGAGCCCCGGCACCTTGACGCCGCCGGTCGTCACGCTGTTGTTCGCATCGACCT
This genomic interval carries:
- a CDS encoding CpaF family protein — translated: MTFGTRNRPPADPVPAERTEPVNAPRPPAPAPMPTRAAADSREALIRSSKFDAIRHAVFTSMNMSAALMKTRDEVRAGIEQVAAHTVERERLKITAGEQVLIVDAILNDMFGVGPIEPLLADDTVTDILVNGPDQVYVERAGRLELTSLKFRDDAHVASVAQRIAAAVGRRVDESSPMVDARLADGSRVNVVLPPIAMRGPSISIRKFAKRDITLARMAQQGNISHPMLQVLKVACACRLNIVISGGTGSGKTTLLNALSQHIEQHERIVTIEDAAELQLLQPHVVSLETRPENTEGLGGISQRDLVRNALRMRPDRIILGEIRGPEAFDVLQAMNTGHDGSMTTIHANSPRDAISRLESMVMMANANLQLLSIRRQIASAVHLFVQIERMRDGVRRVTRITEIVGMEGEVVITQDLFAFRQEGDTTRDAVKGVFEASPLRPGFAARAAYYGVEDALAEVFRQ
- a CDS encoding type II secretion system F family protein — encoded protein: MRAADLFAAGGFVAILAIGLAISSLLERARNGPAQRIRARMRRLSPAHAGGDAGAAAGSGLALLSLERRQSRARAWLQRYVSRVRAVGGNGGVRIVVASTIAGAVAAIVAVKLIGPPGFVRPFVYAGLPLVALRSSYLALIRRFRLRFLEAFPDAIDVIVRAVRAGIPVTQAISMVGDGAAEPVRATFRSMGDSLRVGADLKDVLTQAADRLMIADFSFFTVYLLLQRETGGSLGETLDELSSIIRTRRDIRLKTRALTAEGRITTNIISAVPFVMIGALFLVNRDYVMLLFSTHAGHTMLTIAAGLLTVGLLVIRKISKLDTAR
- a CDS encoding CpaD family pilus assembly lipoprotein, with the protein product MRIRTTVAALGLLTPLGLAGCLSAPPPVNLPDARTIGFDGARAVPPDCATLMQPSHLVDAGYARPGVPFGCATYANLAAMLARPEDLVAPVPYGGADAQAAADAVRRYVEDRVKQPTPGKTLTTGSPGR